Part of the Novipirellula galeiformis genome, ACAGCAGCACCGAACAGCAATAACGGTTTGGCAAAAACGTGCCGCGTGTTTTTGCGGTGGAGTTGCAACGCAATGCCGGCGATTACAAACGGAAGGGTTCCGAATGCGACGATGAAGGCAATCGCGTTGTAGGCTGGATCGATGAACATTAATCGAGTGGCAGAACGTTCGCCGTGACCGGGGACGGCGAGTAAAGTTTCCAATTGTAAAAACACGATGCCGTCCTCCGTGTCCACGGCATGGTTACCCGCCGTTGTGAATCGAGCACAGCATCGCATACTGGGTTCGATTGAGGTGAGCGTCGGGCCGTCGTTCAAGAACATAGTTTACCGCATCATCGACCGACGCCGAAAGCCCGAGGTGGAGCAGGTAGGCGATCGCAAACGTCGCCGTTCGGCCGTGACCTTGGGCGCAGTGAATGTAAACAGTCCCGTCAAGTTCAGCGACGCGAGCAACACGCTGCCGCATGGTATCGGTGGTCGGGTAGTGTCCGTCCAGAGTCGGGAACGAGATGTAGCCCAACGATCGAAGTGCCGGAGGTTCACTAAATTCGCACGTCAAGTCAACGATGTGGTCGAAGTCCGATCGGCGTTCGTGCGATAGGAGGCGGCGACCAATGAACACGGTGTCCGTCAACTGGTTGAACGCCGGTTCACGGGAAAAGTAACGGACGATGTGCCAGACGAGCGCGAGATACGCGAGGAACGGAGCAAGCAGAATCGAGCGACCTAACGGCAGCGTTCCGTTTGGAAGTTTGCCAAACACTGACACGCTCGCGAAAAGGTATGCAACCGAGACCAGAGCGAACGAAACAGCCGGCCATAAGAGTAAGTAGAACCAGCCACCGTTGCGAATCGCATAGATTGCGATCAGTACAGCGAGTATCGCAAACGCAAGTCCGTATTTCATGCAGTTCGCGTTTCAGTCGGGTAACGGTGCCGGTCACCGAGATCCGGCGGACGATGTTGTGATGGCCATAATTGTAACCACCGGATCTTCGGTGCACCGGATGGTTACCCGCCCACCTCTACCTAGAACTCGACTAGAGACACAAGATCAATGTTCTTCATGTCCGCAGCATCGCGGTGTTCGTAGCTACAGCAAAGTTCGTTGTCGGCGAAGTGAAAAAGCGGGACGTATGCATCTAATTCGATGATCAACTGTTGGTGTGCCTGTTCACTACGGTCAAATGAATGAGGCCAGTCCGGTTCGTGTTTGTCGGAAACAAACTCAAAGATCGATCGATAATCCTCTTCATCTTCGTCATCGTCATCGATGTCTTCAGGCGGCATGGGCCACCCCATGCCATCAGTGACCAGCTCTAATTTTTGCGATCCGGCCGTCCAAAGGCGAACATAAAACACTCCGCTATCGTCAATCGCCCCCGTAGTAAGGACGTCGCCCGGAAATTGTTCCCGTAGCGGTTCTAGCGATTCGTTATATGTCAAATGATCAGCGAAAGTTGCCCACCGCTGATGCGGGGTTTGCACGAGCAATGACCATTGACCGGAAGGCGGGTCAAAAGCGCCCGTTGAAACCGTGTCGGTCACGTCAGTGACGTTTGAAACACAGTCACACGAGGAGAGTTCAGCGATCACATCATCGGACGCGGGACGAATTAACCACGAGCTCCACGTTTGCGGCGCAGTCCATGTTGTCCAAACACCCCTGCGCGTTGAGATTTTACGTCGATAGAACGAATTTTCGTAGAGGTTGGCCATGGGTCAACTTCAGTCGGGTAACTTATGTTTCTGCGGTCAGTGAGGGTGAGAATAGGTCGATTTAGGGTATTCTCACCCTGAATCCAAACTTATTCTCACAGTGTGCCCCTCTTCGGAGCGGGCGACCGCCACCGCTATTCTCACCCGCTACAGGCCTACCGTCAAGCTTATTCTCACCCTGTCCTGGATCCCTCGTAGCGGGGTACGACGCAGACAGATCTTGAGCAAATTCTTTTTCCCAAACATCAAGGTGATTCACCGCGGTTGGCTGCAGGATGAAGTAGGGTTCGAGCGGGACGCTTGCAACGGAGGGCCTTGTTTTAAATCGAACTTTCGGATCGTGGACGGAACCACTGTCTCACAACGGCGGTCAACAACATGGACGTGCCGACTCACCACCGCCCTCCCCCCCCCCTTCAACCCTGGCAAAACAGGGGCGGTATTTGAATTGCTCGCTGCAGCAGCGAGCGGACATCGCGTTTGATTCGGCTCCTCTCTGATCGCGTCGGGTTGCGATTTGCTGGGTTTAACTGGACTAGCACAACTTCAG contains:
- a CDS encoding dual specificity protein phosphatase family protein: MKYGLAFAILAVLIAIYAIRNGGWFYLLLWPAVSFALVSVAYLFASVSVFGKLPNGTLPLGRSILLAPFLAYLALVWHIVRYFSREPAFNQLTDTVFIGRRLLSHERRSDFDHIVDLTCEFSEPPALRSLGYISFPTLDGHYPTTDTMRQRVARVAELDGTVYIHCAQGHGRTATFAIAYLLHLGLSASVDDAVNYVLERRPDAHLNRTQYAMLCSIHNGG